Within Gemmatimonadota bacterium, the genomic segment TTCCGCGGTCGGGCGCGAATCCCAGTGGGCGACGTAGAGCACGCGCCGCGCCTCATGGGGCCGGAATCGCGCCAGGATGTTCCGCATCGGCAGCCGCTGGCCATCGACCGTGACGTGGGTCCACTGTTGGACCATCACCGTATCCGCGCGTCGCCGAAGTTCGGCGACGAGCCAGTCACCCGCGGCGCGATGGGCCGCCGAGCCCGGCACCCGCGCACCGAACCCGAGCTGCTTCACGACACTGGCCATCGCCGCAGCGCCATCGAACTCGACCCCCTGGCTAGCGCCAGCGCCCGTCGACGAGGCGCGCTGGTCGGCGCGCGAGGCGGCGTCAGCCCCGCTGCACGCCGCGGCGACGAGCAGGGAGCCCCCGAAGAGCACCGCGGACCCGAGCATCCCTCGGCGGCGGGGGGGACGCGGGATGGTCGAGGAGCAGGAGAGCATGGCGGCAGGACTCCGGTGGCGAGGGCGCACCTTCCGGCGCGGGCGGGGTAATCCGTGCACGGCCTTGCCCCGCACCGGATGGCCGGTGGAATATACGAGTCCGGGAGCGCGGACCGCGCTCGCTGGCCTTCGGTCGACCGTCGGCCAGTCGCTCCTCGCCCGTCCCCCGCCCGTTCCCCGCACCTCCCCGGCGTGAAGATCGTCGCCCGCTACATCCTCAAGGAGCACGCCGGCCCGCTGATGTTCGCGCTATCCGCGCTGACGTCGCTGCTGTTGCTCAACTTCGTTGCGAAGAAGTTCGGCGACCTGGTGGGCAAGGGCCTCCCCTGGACGGTGATCGCGGAGTTCCTGCTGCTCTCGATCCCGTTCACGCTCGCGATGACCCTGCCCATGGCGGTGCTCGTCGCGACGCTGCACGCCTTCTCGCGACTCGCATCCGAGAACGAGATCACCGCCTTCAAGGCGAGCGGCGTGAGCATGCAGTACCTCGTGCGGCCGGTGATCCTCGCGTCGGTGGGACTCACGCTGTTCATGGTCTGGTTCAACGACCAGGTGCTGCCGCGCGCGAATCACCGACTCGCGACCCTCCAGTCCGACATCGCGCGCGTGAAGCCCACGCTCGCATTGCAGGAACAGGTCATCAACGAGGTGGTGCCGCGGCAGCTCTTCCTGCGCGCCGGTCGGATCGCCTCGGGCACGAACCAGATGCGCGATGTCACGATCTACGACCTCGGCGACCCGGCGCGCCGGCGCACGATCGTCGCCGACAGCGGCGTCCTCGCGTTCAACGCGACCGGGGAGGACCTCATCCTCACGCTGCACGACGGCTCGATGGTCGAACTCTCGGCGACCGAGCCGGACCAGTTGCAGCGCAGCTTCTACAAGACGGACGTGATCAAGGTCCGTGGGGTCGCGGTGCGCCTGGACCGCAACGAGGACCGCCGCTCGTACCGGTCGGATCGCGAGCTGACCGTCTGCGAGCTGCAGGCCCGCGTGCACGACGCCTCGATCCAGCGCGACAGTGCGTGGGTACGGCTCAAGCGCGCCAAGGGCGAGGCGGCGCAGGTGCCGGGCGGCGGTGGTGGGGTGGGCGCACTCTACTGCCGAGCCGTGGCCGGCGCGAAGTCGCTCGTCGGCGCAGGGATCGCGACGTTCGGCGGCGCGGCCGGAGACGCGGGGGCGGACTCGACGACGGCGGCCGGGGGGGCGAGCGTCGTCCGCCGGCCGCCCAAGCCACGTCCCGCCGGTGACAGTGTCGTGGCCGAGGCGCCCGTCGTCGCGCCCTCGGCGGGTGCACCGTCGGCGTACCAGCCGCGCCTCGCGCCGCAGTCCGAGGTGCCGGGGGAGCCGCCGCGGGAAATCACCGAAGTGGAGCTCATGGGCATGCAGCTCGAGCTCGACGTGTCGCAGAACACGATCGACCAGTTCCGCGTGGAGATCGAGAAGAAGTTCGCGATCGCGACGGCCTGCATCGTGTTCGTCCTCCTCGGCGCCCCGATCGCGCTGCGGTTCCCGCGCGGCGGCGTGGGGCTGACGATCGGCGTGAGCCTCGGCGTCTTCGGGGTCTACTACGTGGGCCTGCTCGGGGGCGAGGCACTCGCCGACCGGGCGATCGTCGGGCCCTCGGTGGCGATGTGGGCGGCGAACGTCCTGCTCGGGGTCGTAGGGGTCTTCCTCACCCTGCGCCTGGGGAGCGAAGGCTCGACGTCGCGCGGCAGCGAGACGTCGGAGTGGTGGGGACGCGTGGTCGAGCGCTTCCGGCGACGGAAGGCGGCATGAGGCTCCTGCGCCCGCTCGACCGCTACGTCCTCTCGGAGTTCTGGAAGGTGCTCGCGGCGACCGCGCTCGGCTTCCCGCTGCTGGTCATCATCATCGACGTGAGCGAGAAGCTCGACCAGTACCTGTCGCGCAAGCTGCCGATGGGCGACATCGTGCTCGCATACCTCTACGGCATCCCGGACACGATGTTCCTCGTGCTGCCGGCGGCGGTGCTCTTCGCGACGGTCTTCACGATCGGCGGGTTCACGCGCCACAGCGAGATCACGGCGGCGAAGGCCTCGGGGATCAGCTTCCATCGGTTCATCGCGCCGATCGCGGTGGGCGCGCTCGCGGCCACGGGGTTCGGCCTCTTGCTCGCCGAGGTGGTGCCGCCGCTCAATGCGCGCCGCCTGGAGCTGCTCCAGGAGAAGGTATTCAAGAACACGGACAAGCGCGCGAACTTCGCCTATCTCTCGGAGACGGGGCGCGTCTACAAGGTGGGATTCGCCGATGTCACGACCTCGCGGCTCGAGGGCGTGGAGATCGAGCGCCCTGGCGCGGGACCGGACTATCCGAGCTACGTCATCGCCGCGAAGTCGGGCACGTGGGACGGCAAGGGGAACTGGCTGCTGGCCGACGGCGTGATGCACATCCTGCCGGACTCGATGTCGAACGTGACGGTCTCGTTCGACTCGCTCCGCGACTCCCGGTTCACGGAAGCGCCGACGAACCTGATGGCGAACCCGAAGGCGCCCGCGGAGATGGGGTACCGCGACCTGGGCCGGTTCATCGAGGCGATGGAGCGCTCGGGCACGGACGTCAACAAGCTGCGGGTGGAACGGATGCTCAAGATCGCGATCCCGGTGACCTGTTTCATCATCATGCTGATCGGGGCGCCGCTCGCGACCTCGACCCAGCGTGGGGGAACCGCCTACGGGATCGCGATCAGCCTCGCGACCACGGTTATATTCCTGATGCTGTTGCAGATGACCCAGGCGATCGGTGCGGGCGGCCTCATCATGCCCGAGCTCGCGGCCTGGATCCCGGGAGCGATCTTCGGCGTGATCGGCTCCTATCTCCTCATCAAGGTCCGGACCTAGCGTGTCGCACCGTCCCACGGAGTCCTTCCCGGTCGTCCAGCGGCAGAGCCTCGTGTTCTTCCGCCAGATGGGGCGGGACACGCTGGGGTTCCTCGGCGGCGTGGGCGGGCGCGTGCTCTTCATCCGCGACATCGCGCGCGCGTTCCGCGAGGGTCCCACCTGGCGCGGGCAGGTGATCCACCAGATGCGGGCGATCGGCGTGGACTCGTTGCCGCTAGCGCTGATGGTGGCAGCCTTCATCGGGGGCGTGATCGCGATCCAGATCCGCTACCAGCTGTTCCCGGGCATCGCGCTCTCGATCGTGGGGCTCTCGACGCGGCAGATCGTGATCCTCGAGACAGGGCCACTGCTGACGGGACTGGTCCTCGCGGGCCGGGTGGGTGCGAAGATGACGGCCGAGATCGCGACGATGCGCGTGACGGAGCAGGTGGACGCGCTCGAGACGCTGGCGTTCGACCCGGTGGCCTACCTGGTGGTGCCGCGGCTGGTGGCGGCGATCATCATGCTCCCGATCCTGACGGTCTTCGCCGACGTGATCGGCGTGCTGTCCGGGATGATGGCGGCGGTCACGGTCGCCGATGTGCAGTTCGCCCAGTTCATGGAGGGCGTGCGGCTCGGCTACGACCAGTTCCAGGTGACATACAGTTTGATCAAGGCGACCCTGTTCGGTGCGGCGATCGCCTTCCTGTGCACGTATGAGGGATACACCACCTTCGGCGGCGCGGAGGGCGTGGGCAAGAGCACGGCGAAGGCGGTCGTGATCTCGTCGATCGCCATCCTGATCCTCGACGCCTGTACCGCAGTCCTCCTCGCCCCATACCTTCAAGGATGAAGCGACGCGACGAAGTGCTCGTGGGCATCGTGGCGACCGCCGCGATCGGCCTCGCCGTCATCGGCTCGATGTTCCTGGCCCGCGGCGGCCTCCTGCCCGGCTATGTGGTCTACTCGGCCTTCGACTGGGGCTCCGGCCTCCGGCAGGGGCAGCCGGTGATGCTCTCGGGCGTCTCGGTGGGCTACGTGGATGCGGTGGACATCCGGCGTGACGGGAAGCTCCTCGTCACGATGCGGATCTACAACAAGTACCAGGTCCCGAAGGGCACGACGGCGGCGGTGGCGCCGAACGGCGTCTTCGGCGACATGATGGTGGCCATGAAGCCGTCGATCCCGACGGACGACTTCTTCGCGATCGGCGACACCATCCCGGCCGGCCCCGGAACCGTCGGGATCGGCGAGGTGCTCACGAAGGTCGACGCGATCAGCCAGGACGTGCAGGCGTTGACCAAGGCACTCCGCACGGAACTGGTGGACGAAGGCGGCCTCCGCGAGGTGCGCCGCACGGTGACGAGCGCCAACGCGCTGATCGCCTCGCTGAGCGAGATCGCGGAGCAACAGGCAACCGAACTCACCCGCACGCAGCGGTCGATCCAGCGACTCGCGAGCTCGATCGACTCGGCGCAGGTCGACTCGACGGTGCGTGCCCTCGGCGAGCTCTCGCGGAACGTGAACGTCCTCACGAACGACCTTCGTGGGACGACCGAGCAGCTCAACGCGGTATTGAAGAAGGTCGACAGCGGGAATGGGTCGGCAGCGCAGTTGCTGAACGACCCGGGGCTGTACCGCGACGTACGGGGGCTGGTGCAGCGACTGGACAGCCTTACGACGGACTTCCAGCGGAATCCGAAGAAGTACGTGAAGCTCAGCATCTTCTGAGCTGAAGGCCGAAACAGGATCCTTCGGCGTTTCTCGATGGCGGGGCACCCCGATGATTCCGGGGTGCCCCGCTCCATTTCCGAGTCCGCCTGCCGCCGTGCGCGGTATCATCGGCGGCGCCCGCGGGGATGTGCCGGACATACTGCATCGCGTCGTCCTCCTTCGGCTGTGCGTCAGGCGAGTTCGCACCGCGGTCTTGGGCGCGCTGAGCGGGATCGCTTGGCGATGGAGCCGGGGACTTCGCGAAGCCGAGACATTGGGCGAACCGGCCCTGCGCGTTGCACGCGGCCCTCGGCGGCGATGCTGACCAGCTCCGATTGTAGGCGCCGCACGGCCGTGCTGGCGCCGCGCGCTGCGGCCACGCAACGGAAGCGGCAACAGGTCGCGCCGAACCGGTCATTGCGGGCATCAGCACAACGGCCCGGCGAGCTATGCTCGCCGGGCCGTTGGCAGATGGCAGTGGACCTTGGAATCAGTCCATAGTGCTGGTGGTTCTGCCCGCTGCTCAGTTGAAGATGTACCGCGCCCCGAACTGGATCCGGAACACGTCACCCACACCCGCGTTTCGCTGGAAGCTGCGGCTGATGAGCCTATTCCCGATGTTCCGGAGCCGGAACTGCGGCTGGCCGCCAGCGGTCGTTCCCGCGGGGACGAGCGGCGAGGTGGAGACGAAGCTCCAGCTGCGCCCCCAATCCGAGTTGAACATGTTCGAGAAGTTCAAGATGTCCATCCGGAACTGGATCGTGTGCCGCTTTCCAGCGACCATCTGGGTGACATCCTGCGAGACGCTGAGGTCCATGCGAGTCACCATCGGCATGAAGACTGCGCCGCGCTCCACGATGCCGCCGCGATGATTGCGAAGGTACCGGTCCTGACTGATGAAGTCCTCCCAGGCCTCAAGCTGCTGCGCCGGAGTGAACGTCGCGCCAGACGCAGTGAACTGCGTGAAGATGATCTCAGAGGAGTTCTTCGGGATATAGATGAGGTCGTTTGAAGTACCTCCGTCCCCGTTGAGATCGCCACCATAGACGTAGCTTCCGTTGCCCTGCGTGCGGCTCTCGAGGAACGCCGACACGGTCGTACGGCCGAACGAGAAGAAGTTCCGTCCGTAGGACGCGACCGCGAACCAGCGGTGACCGAGCGACGTGCCGGAGTATCCAACGGCGGGGGCGTTCGGATCGCCCGTGTGCTGATTTCCGAACCACGACCCCGAGGCGATCGATCCGGCATCGACGGTGTTGCGCGAGACTCCGTAGCTGTAGGCGCCCTTCGCGTAGAAGCCGTTCATGAAGCTCTTCTCGAGCGAGGCCGCGATGTTCCAGGAGTTGCCGCGATTCTGGTTCTTGAGCGTCACCGCATTCGTGATCTTGCAGTTGATGCGATTCTGCACGCCGGCGAGGGATCCCGTCCCGGGGCAGTCATCGATGCTCCAGCGCGCGCGGGGATCCGGGCCGGTGAAGCGCGAGTCCGACGGGCTCAGGTTGGCATCGAAATAGGCGACGCCATTGATCTCCTGACCGAGCAGCCACTCGATGGTGCCGACCATCCCACCAGGGAGCTTTCGGTCGATCGCGAGGTTCGTCCGGAGCAGCTGGGGGAACTTGAAGTCGGGATCGGTGAAATTGACCTCATACGAGGCCGCGGGCGCGCCGGTGACCGAGGCCGGCTTGTAGTGATCCGGGTCGGGATGGAACGGCCGATTCGTCACGTTGTCCAGCCGCTCGAATCCCGTGAGCACACCGTTGTTCCCCACCTGATTCGAGATCCAGACATACGCGGGGCGACCGGTGAAGACGCCTGAGCCGCCGCGCACCTGGGTGACGCCATCGCCGTTCACGTCCCAGTTGAACCCGAGCCGGGGCGAGAAGAGGATCTTCGAGTCCGGAAGCTTCCCGGTCGAGTACTGGCGTGTCCGCCCGAGGTTGTCGACGAAGTTCATCGCATCGACCTCGGCGTTCTCGAATGCCGTGTTGCCGAAGATCGGCATCTCGGCGCGCACACCGAAGGTCATCGTGAGGTCGTCCGTCGGACGCCACTCGTCCTGCGCGTAGATGCCGGCGAAGGTGACCTCGAGCGGCTGGATCGGCTTCACCTGCCCCGGGATGTTGTTCCACCGGACCTCGAACCGTCGTAACGTGACCGGCGAGGCGGTGCGATTCGGGTTCGCGAGATAGTCGTTCGCGTCCGTATACCAGTCGGCGAGCGAGTTGTACACGTACGCGCTCTGCGACCCTGGGAAGAAGACATTCTCGGACTCGTACTTCTCGACGCTCACGCCGAACGTGAGGTCGTGGTTGTCACCGTAGATGTTGAAGTTGTTCTGGAACTGGAAGCTGTTGTAGCGCAGCTCGTTGTTCGGCGTGAACGGCTCGAAGCCGAACGTCGTGTAGACCGCGCCGGCGTTCAGCACGTCAACCATCGGGAAGACCGACCCGCGGGAGTCGCGGCTCTCGTCGTTCTTGGTGAAGCCGACGATCATGTTGTTCGACATCCGATCGCCGATCACCGCGTTCCATTCAGCGACGTACGAGTCGATGATCTCGAGGATCTGGTAGTTCGAGTTCTGGAAGTTCAGGCCGTTCGCGTTCGTGCGGCGGGTGCCGAAGCCGAGCGACGACGAGTTCGAGAGCAACACGTCGGTCTTGGAGTCCAGCTTCGTGTAGCGGAAGCTGAACTTGTGCCGGTCATTGAGCGCGTAGTCGAACTTCGCCGTGAGGCGCATCGACGGCACTTCGTGGTCGTATCCCTGATACGGACCGGTCTGGTACGAGAACGAGTTGTTCAGGAAGCTGCTCAGCGAGTCGAGGTCACTGCGGAGCACACGGGTCACCTGCCCGGTGACCGTCTCGCCGCCCTCGTTCGCACGCCAAGTTGTGCCCGGCTCGGTGAGACCGTCGCTCTCGTAGGAGACGAAGAAGAACAGCTTGTTCTTCAGGATCGGGCCGCCGAGACGGAAGCCGATCTGCGAGTAGTCGAACGTGCCGGGGTTGAACGCCCGGCCGCCGACGCGCGTGCCGACCATGCTCTGGTCGCGCCACTGCGTGTAGACGGAGCCCGAGAACTCGTTGTCGCCCGACTTGGTGATCGTGTTGACCGCCGCGCCGGTGAAGTTGCCCTGGCGGACGTCGTACGGGGCGATGTTCACCTGCAGCGCCTCGATCGCGTCGATCGAGATCGGCGAGACGCCCGTGCGGTCGCCGGGCTGACCCGAGAGGCCGAACGAGTTGTTGAAGTAGGCGCCGTCCACCATGATGTTGTTCAGGCGATTGTCGACGCCGGCGAACGACGAGCCGCTCGCCTGCGGCGTGAGGCGCGTGAAGTCATCGATGCGGCGCGAGATCGTCGGCAACTGCTCGAGCGCCGTCTGTGACACCGCGGTCGCCGCGCCCGTGCGCGTCTCCGCGATCTCCGACCCGGTCGACGTCACCGTCACCGCCGTCAGCGTGGTCGCGATCTGGCCCATGCGGAAGGCGACGTCGGTCGAGACGCCGAGCGAGACGGTCAAGCCGTCCTTCGACTGCCGGGCGAACCCGATCCGGGTCGCCTCGACGGTGTAGGGGCCGCCGACGCGCATGCCGGGGATGTTGAAGCGGCCGTCCGCCCGGGTCATCGCCTGGTACACGGTGCCCGACGGGCGGTGCGTGGCGGTGACGCGGGTGCCCTCGAGCGGGCCACCCGCCGAGTCGGTGACGGTGCCGCGCATCGACCCGGTCGTGACCTGGGCCGAGGCAGTCGTCGACCAAAGCGCCCCGACCAGGGCCATCGCCCCGTACAAGGCCAGTCTGCGAAGACTACGGTACATGTGATGTCCTCATTTGCCGTGAGATTCGTCCTTCCACAACGCCACAAATGTAGTGCATCCGGACCGGATTCGTCCAAGGCGGATTTCCGGCCCGGGTCCTGCCGGGACCGGATCGTTACCGGTCCCCTCCCCCATCCCCTGCCCGGAGCTCAGGCCCCCGCCCCCGGCCGACTGTCAAATAGTAGAGCGGCACCCCCGTCAGGCAGGCGCCGAAGACGCCGAGCGTCTGCCAGCGGCTGGATTCCTGCACCAGCGCATTCCCGAGCAGATAGAGGACGGCCACCATGAAGATCGCGGGGACGACCGGGTAGCCCGGGCACCGGAAGGCAGGCTGATAGTCCGCCCGCCCGCGGAGCCGGTAGATCGAGGCGACCGCGAGGAAATAGAACGGGAGGAACGCGGTGACGAACGCGTCCGCCAGCTGCTCGAAGCTCCGGAGCAGCACGAAGGTCGCCCCGATCAGGGCCGTGAGCGACACCGCCACCCAGGGCGTCCCAAAGCGCGGATGCACCGCCGCGACCGACTTGAAGAAGAGGCCGTCGGCCGCCATCGCGAAGAACACCCGCGGGCTCGTGAGCAGCACGGTGTTCAAGGTCCCGAAGGTCGAGATCATCACCGTGACCGACACGAAGACCACGCCCGCGGGGCCGATCACCTTCTGCGCGACGTCCGCCGCGACCAGCTTGGAGATGCGGATCTCCTCGATCGGCAGGACCGCCAGATACGCGAGATTCGCCAGCAGGTAGATCGTGATCACCATGAGCGTGCCGCCGATCAAGGCGCGCGGCAGGTTCTTCTGCGGGTCCCGGACCTCCCCCCCGTTGTACGAGAGGTCGGCCCACCCGTCGAATGCCCAGAGCGTGCTCACGAGCGCCAGCCCGAAGGCGGGAATCGTGAAGCTCCCCTCCGGCAGGGCGGGCGTGTAGAACCCGCCGGTCTGCGGCAATCCGACCGCGAACGCGACCAGGACGATGAACATCAGTCCGCCGTACTTCGCCACGACGGTGAGGTTCGTGAAGGCCGACCCGACGCGGACGCCCACGATATTGAAGACGCCGGTCAGCAGGATCGCGGCAGCAGCGATGTACCGCACCATCATCGCCTGCTCGTCGGACGCGGCCGAGCCGGTCCTGACGCGCCAGAAGTACTCAGAGAACGTGATCGCGATCGCGCCCAGGGACGCGGCACGGATCATCACGAGCTGGCTCCAGCCGAAGACGAATGCCGGGACCCGCCCCCAGCCCTGCCGGACGAAGACGTAGACCCCGCCCGTCTGCGGGAGCGCGCTCGCGACCTCGGCGAGCGTGAGGGCGCCGCAAATGGCGAAGATGCCGCCGGCGACCCACGACATGAGCATGGGCAGCGGGCCGGGCAACTTGTCCGCGATGCCGGCCGGCGAGCGGAAGATGCCGGAACCGATGGTCGATCCGATCACGACCGCGATCGCGCTCCAGAGTCCGAGGCGGCGCTCGAGGGTCGCGGGAGGGGGGGTGGCATTCATCCGCCGAAAGTACGCCGTGGGGCTCCCTCCGGCGAGGGGCGCCGGTGATAATTCACCGATGCCCGCCGTCCTCATCGCCGTCCTGTTCTGGTCCGCCACCGCCGCGGTCGTCGTGGCGCAGGTCATGATCCTGCGCTCCTCCGCCCGCGTGCTACGCGCCGCGGCCCCGGAGCGCCCGGTGCTGGAGTGGACATTCGCGGTCGGTCCGGCGCTGGTGCTGGCGCTCGTCCTCTTCCTGTCGTGGCGGGCGACGATGGCGCCGCCCTCGGTCGAGATCGAACTGCCGACGGTCCCCGGGGAGATCCGGTCATGAGCACGGCCGCGCCGGGTGCCCCCGTGCCCGTGGTCCCGGTGGAACGGACGCTGCTGCAGGACTTCGTCACCCTGACGAAGCCGCGCATCATCTCGCTCCTCCTCGTCACCACGGCCGCCCCGATGTACGTGGCGGGCGACCCGAGCTGGCAGATCGTCCTGCTCGTCATGCTCGGCGGCTACCTGATGGCCGGTGGCGCCAACGCGGTGAACATGTATCTCGACCGCGACATCGACGACGTGATGGCGCGAACGAAGCTGCGGCCGATCCCGAGCGGACGGATGCACGAGCGCCTCGTGCTCGCCTTCGGAGTGCTAATCGCCACGGCCGCGACCTGGATGCTCGCGACCTTCGTCAACGTCCTGACCGGCGCGCTCGCGCTCGCGGGCTTCTACTTCTACGTCTTCGTCTACACGCGCTGGCTGAAGCGCAGTTCGCCGCAGAACATCGTCATCGGCGGGGCCGCCGGCGCCTTCCCGCCGCTCGTGGGTTGGGCCGCGGTGACGGGGTCACTGGACCTCACCGCGTTCTTCCTCTTCCTCATCGTCTTCTACTGGACGCCGCCGCACTTCTGGGCACTCGCACTGAACAAACAGCGGGACTACGGGAACGCGAAGGTCCCGATGGCGCCGCTCGTCTGGGGCGAGCGGGAGACGATCACGCAGATGTGGTGGTACACGATCCTGCTCGTGGCGCTCACCGTCCTGCCGGTCGCGTGGGGTGCCTTCGGCCTCCCCTACCTCGTCATGGCGCTCGTGCTCGGCGGCTTCCTGCTGCACGGCGTGCACCGTGTGCGCGTGGCCGCCGACTACGTGAAGCCGGCCTGGTGGGTCTACGGCTACTCGCTCCTCTACCTCGCGCTCATCTTCCTCGCGATGGTGATCGACCGGCACCTCGTCGACTGGCTCGGGCGCTGAGCCGGGCGACCGTCGGCCGCGTCGGGTCGCGCTACACGACGATCAGGTCGCGCTGGATCTCGGCGGGTGTGATGACGAGGCGTCCGCCGCGATCGACGTAGCCGTTCACCTCGGTGCGCATCCCGATCTCCCCGGCGAGATAGATCCCCGGCTCGATGGAGAAGCCGACTCCCGGGACGAGCTCTCGCGTCTCGCGCGTCTCGAGGTTGTCGATGTTGGGGCCCATGCCGTGGAGGCCGCGAGCGTCGATGCTGTGGCCCGTCCGGTGCGTGAAGTACGGCCCGAAGCCGCGCGCAACGACCACGGCGCGCGCCGCGTCGTCCGCCTCACCCCCGCGCACCGCCTCGCCCGCCGCGAGCTTGCGATCGAGCAGCGCGATCGCCGCGTCGCGCGCGTCGCGGATGGCGGTCCAGACCTCGACGGCGCGCGCCGACGGCGCGCCGATGCTCGCCATCCACGTCTGATCCGCCCACATCCCCCTCCCTCCTGGCGCGGTCGCGAAGAGGTCGATCAGGACCACGTCGCCCTCGCGGAAGGCCCGTGGGGACGCTTCCGACGGCTCGTAGTGCGGGTTGGCCCCGTTCTCCGAGGCGCAGACGATCGGGCCATGATCCGCCTCGAGCCCGCGCGCGACGAAGGCCTCGCGGATCTGTGCCGCGACCTCGTGCTCCCGCAGCGGAGACCCGGCACGCACGGACTTCCCGATCCGCGCGAACGCCTCGAGGGCGATCTCGCGAAGCTGCTCCGCGTTCCGGCGATGCGAGGCGATCTCCGCCTCGCTCCAGACCGCGAAGAACCGCGTGACGAGCTCAGCGCTCGTCACCACCTCGGCGCCGGCCCCCCGTACCATCTCGAGCACGCCCGCGGGGACGCGGTCGACGACCGGCACCGCATCCCCTGCCGAATACTCCATCGCGATCCGCTTCCCCCGCACGAGCGGCGGCAGCGACGCCTCGAAGACCTCCCACGAGCTGTAGACCACCTTCTGCCACTCGGTCGGCCAGTCGGCCCAGGGCCCCTGCTCGATCGCGTGCGTGATCGCCACCGGCGTACCGGTCGCAGGGAGCCAGCAGAAGATCCGACGGGTGACCATCCCGTGGAAGCCGAGGAGCGAACCGGCGACGGGGTTCAATCCACGGAAATCGTACAGGAGCCAGCCGTCGAGGCCGGCTTCGACGAGGGCGGACTGGAGGGCGGGAAGGCTCGCGGGGGTGAGCATGGGACCTCGCTCAGCGGATGGAGCGCCACTCGGCGCGCCACTCGCAGGTCTTCTCGCCACGGGACGCGCAGCGGACGTGCTCCACGGCGCCGACGCCGCCGACGAGGAGCTGCATGAGTTCGCGCAGGATCGCCTCGTAGAAGGCGCAGCCGGCCTGTCGGGGCGCGGCGTCAAGCATCGGCGAGCCGGGCACGTCGAGCAGGATCGTCGCGCCTACGCGTCGCACCGACCCCGCGAGGAATCGCGCGCCGATCCGACGGAGATGGCGGAGCGCGAGCGGCCGTGCCAGCAGCGTCGGGAGCGAGCGGACCAGCGCGCGCGTGGGGCCCGGGATCCGCGCGTACGTCATCCGGGCGAGCACGCGTCCGGCCTCGCGGAAGACCGCCTCGGCGTCGGGTCGCCGCCCGATCAGCTTCGCGATGCCCGAGGCCTCCTCGAAGGGGAGACGCTGGCCGCGCTTGACCGCCTCGTTGTAGCGGCGGATCTGCGCGAGGACCGTATCGCTGAGCCCGAAGCGCTTGGTGCGCAGTTCGTCCACGAACTCCGCCTCGAGGTCACCATCGGGCATGTCCACGGCACGGACGGCCTCGAGCAGCACCAGCGGGACGAGCGGATCGACGGTCGTGGACATGCGCGGGGCTGAGGGTGGGGAACCGGGGAGCAAGCTAATGGTCCGGCGGCGCGGCCGCACGGCACCGATCGGCGGGGACCGGCGTTCATGGGGAGGCTCCCCGCTCCGCGCTTGCGCGTCCGGCGGGGAATCGGGCAGAATCCCCATTCCCCCCATGCACTTCTCCCCATCCGACGCAGCGCCCCTGGAGGGTTGTCACGCTGTTCACGC encodes:
- a CDS encoding LptF/LptG family permease, which produces MKIVARYILKEHAGPLMFALSALTSLLLLNFVAKKFGDLVGKGLPWTVIAEFLLLSIPFTLAMTLPMAVLVATLHAFSRLASENEITAFKASGVSMQYLVRPVILASVGLTLFMVWFNDQVLPRANHRLATLQSDIARVKPTLALQEQVINEVVPRQLFLRAGRIASGTNQMRDVTIYDLGDPARRRTIVADSGVLAFNATGEDLILTLHDGSMVELSATEPDQLQRSFYKTDVIKVRGVAVRLDRNEDRRSYRSDRELTVCELQARVHDASIQRDSAWVRLKRAKGEAAQVPGGGGGVGALYCRAVAGAKSLVGAGIATFGGAAGDAGADSTTAAGGASVVRRPPKPRPAGDSVVAEAPVVAPSAGAPSAYQPRLAPQSEVPGEPPREITEVELMGMQLELDVSQNTIDQFRVEIEKKFAIATACIVFVLLGAPIALRFPRGGVGLTIGVSLGVFGVYYVGLLGGEALADRAIVGPSVAMWAANVLLGVVGVFLTLRLGSEGSTSRGSETSEWWGRVVERFRRRKAA
- a CDS encoding LptF/LptG family permease, coding for MRLLRPLDRYVLSEFWKVLAATALGFPLLVIIIDVSEKLDQYLSRKLPMGDIVLAYLYGIPDTMFLVLPAAVLFATVFTIGGFTRHSEITAAKASGISFHRFIAPIAVGALAATGFGLLLAEVVPPLNARRLELLQEKVFKNTDKRANFAYLSETGRVYKVGFADVTTSRLEGVEIERPGAGPDYPSYVIAAKSGTWDGKGNWLLADGVMHILPDSMSNVTVSFDSLRDSRFTEAPTNLMANPKAPAEMGYRDLGRFIEAMERSGTDVNKLRVERMLKIAIPVTCFIIMLIGAPLATSTQRGGTAYGIAISLATTVIFLMLLQMTQAIGAGGLIMPELAAWIPGAIFGVIGSYLLIKVRT
- a CDS encoding ABC transporter permease, with amino-acid sequence MSHRPTESFPVVQRQSLVFFRQMGRDTLGFLGGVGGRVLFIRDIARAFREGPTWRGQVIHQMRAIGVDSLPLALMVAAFIGGVIAIQIRYQLFPGIALSIVGLSTRQIVILETGPLLTGLVLAGRVGAKMTAEIATMRVTEQVDALETLAFDPVAYLVVPRLVAAIIMLPILTVFADVIGVLSGMMAAVTVADVQFAQFMEGVRLGYDQFQVTYSLIKATLFGAAIAFLCTYEGYTTFGGAEGVGKSTAKAVVISSIAILILDACTAVLLAPYLQG
- a CDS encoding MCE family protein: MKRRDEVLVGIVATAAIGLAVIGSMFLARGGLLPGYVVYSAFDWGSGLRQGQPVMLSGVSVGYVDAVDIRRDGKLLVTMRIYNKYQVPKGTTAAVAPNGVFGDMMVAMKPSIPTDDFFAIGDTIPAGPGTVGIGEVLTKVDAISQDVQALTKALRTELVDEGGLREVRRTVTSANALIASLSEIAEQQATELTRTQRSIQRLASSIDSAQVDSTVRALGELSRNVNVLTNDLRGTTEQLNAVLKKVDSGNGSAAQLLNDPGLYRDVRGLVQRLDSLTTDFQRNPKKYVKLSIF